In the genome of Streptomyces sp. P3, the window AACACCGGTAAGGGCTACGACGGACAGGGCTCCCACAGCCTCTCCGTCGGGGACGTCGACGGCGACGGCAGGGACGAGATCGTCTACGGCGCGATGGCGGTCGACGACAACGGCAGTGGTCTGTGGACGACGAGGACCGGGCACGGCGACGCCCAGCACCTCGGCGACCTCGACCCCTCGCACGCGGGCCTGGAGTACTTCAAGGTCTCGGAGTCCGCGGGTCAGCCCGCCGAGCTGTACATCGACCCGGCGAAGGGCACCGTGAACTGGAAGCTGGCGGCCTGCTGCGACAACGGCCGCGGAGTCGCCGGCGACATCTGGGCGGGCAACGCCGGCGCCGAGGTCTGGTCGGCCTCCGACGGCTCGATCCGCGACGAAGGGGGCGCGACCAAGGGCCGGGAGCCGTCCTCCGTCAACTTCCTCTCCTGGTGGGACGGCGATCCCGTGCGCGAACTCCTCGACGGCACCCACATCGACAAGTACGGGCCCGCCTCGGACACCCGGCTGCTGACCGGCTCCGGCGTCCACTCCAACAACAGCACCAAGGCGACCCCGTCGCTGTCGGGGGACATCCTCGGCGACTGGCGCGAGGAGGTCGTCTGGCCGACCGGCGACAACCGCGCCCTGCGCATCTACTCCACGCCGTACGAGACCAGCACGCGGATCACGACCCTGCTGCACGACACGATGTACCGCACCGGTCTGGCCTGGCAGAACACCGCCTACAACCAGCCGCCGCACCCGAGCTTCTTCCTCGGCGACGGGATGGCCACGGCACCCAGGCCGACGGTGTACACCCCCTGAAACGGGCACGGGTGCGCGTCCCCCTCGACGGGGGCGCGCACCCGTTCACGGCAAGTGCGCTCGCCAGGGTGGATCGGTCAGTCGGCGAGGACGCCCGTGTTCTGGCAGGCGATCAGCAGCCAGCGGCCGTCGTCCTGCCGGGCCATCACGTACAGCGGGGCGCCCTCGCTCTGGTCGTCCGAGCCCAGGTAGCGCTGACGAACCTTCACCGCCGCGACGTCGGGGCGGATGAAGAGCACATGGACCACCTCGTAGCTGACCTCGCCGTCCCAGGTGGCCGCGGGGAGCACCTTGCGGGTGAACTCCGAGATCGCGTCGAGACCGATGAGCACCTTGCCGTGGGCCGTCGTCCAGATCGCGTCGGGGTGGAAGAGAGAAAGGAACTCGTCCGGGTCCTTGTGCTGCTGGGAGCGCTCGACGGTGGCGACGACCTGCTTGACGGCCTCGATGTCTGCGGCGTGCGCCGTGGATTCCGCGTTCATGGGGAGCATGGTCGGCCGCGAGCGTGGCGAAGATCAAGGCAGTGATCGGCCAAAGGGATCGCCTGCCCGAAGCCCGGCGGAGGGCGCGTGCCCGGTGCGGCACGCGCCCTCGACGGACCGTCAGCCGACCGTGCAGCTCTGGTCACCCACCTTGAACGCCGTCGGTTTCGTGTTGGAGCCCGACCAACTGCCCGTGAAGCCGAAGCTCACGGACGAGCCGGCAGCCACGTTGCCGTTCCAGCCGATGTTCTTCGCCGTCACCGTCGAACCCGACTGGGTGTAGTCGGCGTTCCAGAGCTGGGTGACGCTCTGCCCGTCGGCGAACGTCCAGCCGAGGCTCCATCCGGACCAGGCGCTCGTGCCGGTGTTGGTGAGTTTCACGTCCGCCTGGAATCCGCCCGACCACTGGTTGGTGATCGTGTACGTCACCGTGCAGGCGCCGGTCGGGGTGGGCGTGGGATCCGTGCCGCCGCCCCCACCGCCCCCGCTGCCGCCGCCGCTGGTGTCGGAGGTGTCGCCGTAGATGACACCCCGGCCGTTCGTCGAGACGTACACGCGTCCGTACACCCGCGGGTCACCGGTGATCGCCCCGCCCGTCCAGCCCCACCGGTGGGCGTCGTCGTTGACGCGCGTCCAGGTCGCGCCCTTGTCGGTGGAGCGGAAGATGCCGCGCACCCCGCCGATCTTGGCGCTGGTGTAGAGCGTCTGGTACGAGGCTCCCGTCGCCGCCTTGCCGAAGCCGATCGTGTCGGCCTGTTCGACGGTCGACAGCTTGGTGAACGTCGCGCCGGAGTCCGTGGAGTGCCACAGCCCGTACGCGCCGTCGCTCGCCCCGCCGGCCAGCCACACATCGCCCTTGGTGCCGGGCAGCGCCTTGAAGCGCACGCTGTCCCCACTGGGCAGGCCCGTCGCCGACGACGCCGTGAAGCTCGCGCCACCGTCCGAACTGACATAGAACCTGCCGGACTTGAAACCGTAGAAGGTCTTCGGATCGACGCGGTCCGATTCGACGGTCGCGCCCGAGGGAATCCCGCTGGAGGCCTGCCACGAGGTGCCGAATCCGGTCGCGTACTGCACACCGGTGCCGGCCGGGCTCCACACGAAGCGGCTGCCGTCCGCCGCCGCGGCCACCGTCCCGCCCCCGCTCACCCCCGAGGGGTCCGTCCCGGCGAACCAGTTGGCGCCGTTGTCCGTCGAGAACGCCACGTGCGGCCCGGAGTCCAGGTCGCCCACCCTGACCACCGTGTTCGGGTTCGTCTCGGCGTAGTCGAGGCTGGTCGTCGTGGTGAAGTTGGGGGAGGTGAACATCATCGACGGCACCTTCGTCAGGTCCGTGTGCCGGAACCCGCCGACGTCACCCAGGGCGCTGAGCAGAGGGGCGCCGGAGGCAGGCGAGGCGAGGTCGTTGACGGCCGTCTCCTCCACCCCCTGCACCATCGGCTTCACGGTGAACCGGCTGCCGCTGTCCCAGTTGGTGAGG includes:
- a CDS encoding SgcJ/EcaC family oxidoreductase, which produces MNAESTAHAADIEAVKQVVATVERSQQHKDPDEFLSLFHPDAIWTTAHGKVLIGLDAISEFTRKVLPAATWDGEVSYEVVHVLFIRPDVAAVKVRQRYLGSDDQSEGAPLYVMARQDDGRWLLIACQNTGVLAD
- a CDS encoding cellulose binding domain-containing protein, giving the protein MRRTRILTAVLALAAGLIAGSPPVLAAPGSPRTTSAAESYTWKNARIDGGGFVPGIVFNRKEKNLAYARTDIGGAYRWQESSGTWTPLLDSVGWADWGHTGVVSLASDSVDPNKVYAAVGTYTNSWDPGNGAVLRSSDRGASWQKADLPFKLGGNMPGRGMGERLTVDPNRNSVLYLGAPSGKGLWRSTDSGGTWSQVANFPNVGNYQQDPTDTSGYASDNQGIVWVTFDESTGTSGTATKTIYVGVADKDNAVYRSTDAGATWSRLAGQPTGYLAHKGVLDAVNGYLYLAYSDKGGPYDGGKGRLWRYATASGTWTDISPVAEADTYYGFGGLTVDRQKPGTVMATAYSSWWPDTQIFRSTNSGGTWTKAWDYTSYPDRANRFTMDVSSSPWLTWGANPSPPEQSPKLGWMTEALEIDPFNSARMMYGTGATIYGTENLTNWDSGSRFTVKPMVQGVEETAVNDLASPASGAPLLSALGDVGGFRHTDLTKVPSMMFTSPNFTTTTSLDYAETNPNTVVRVGDLDSGPHVAFSTDNGANWFAGTDPSGVSGGGTVAAAADGSRFVWSPAGTGVQYATGFGTSWQASSGIPSGATVESDRVDPKTFYGFKSGRFYVSSDGGASFTASSATGLPSGDSVRFKALPGTKGDVWLAGGASDGAYGLWHSTDSGATFTKLSTVEQADTIGFGKAATGASYQTLYTSAKIGGVRGIFRSTDKGATWTRVNDDAHRWGWTGGAITGDPRVYGRVYVSTNGRGVIYGDTSDTSGGGSGGGGGGGTDPTPTPTGACTVTYTITNQWSGGFQADVKLTNTGTSAWSGWSLGWTFADGQSVTQLWNADYTQSGSTVTAKNIGWNGNVAAGSSVSFGFTGSWSGSNTKPTAFKVGDQSCTVG